Part of the Xiphophorus maculatus strain JP 163 A chromosome 3, X_maculatus-5.0-male, whole genome shotgun sequence genome, TTCCAGCTCCTAAAGCGGAAATCCAAGCTGATTACAGACATAAACCTAGAGTTGagctttgtttctttaaatcaacCATTTTTCATCACATTGATCTTTCTTTCTAGAGTGTGAAAACGCCACATTGGGGGACATCGTCTTCCTAGTCGACAGCTCCACTAGCATCGGCGAGGAAAACTTTAGGATAGTCCGCACCTTTCTCAGAAATGTCATCCAGAACCTCGACATTGGCCCTGATAAAGTACGGGTCGGCTTGGCGCTGTACGGAGACCGTCCCCAGAAGGAGTTCCTGCTGAAAGACCACATGGACAAGACGGCCGTGTTGGACGCAGTGGAGCAAATTGCTTTCCTTCGCGGTGGCACAAAAACGGGCAAGGCCATGGACTTCATCCGGGAGGAATACTTCACACCTGAAGCCGGGAGCAGAGCCAGGAAGCATGTTCCTCAGATCGCTGTGCTCTTGACTGATGGAAACTCCAACGACGATGTGTCTTTACCTGCCAAGCATCTCCGGGACCTCAATGTCTTTATGTTTGTCATCGGAGTGTCTCAGTACAATTATGATCAGCTGAAGATCATTGCTAACCACCCACCAGAAGACTACATCCTGACCACCGACAGCTTCCAGACTCTGCAGAGTTTAAGAAACACTCTGCTGAAAACCGTGTGCTCCTCCCTGGAGATCCAGAAAATAGGTAAGGTGTCGTCCATCTGAGGGTTCGGTTCATTTCAGCTCCTCTCCCTCCACCATATCTACACTGGAACAAGAAAAGCATCACATCTTTGAAATCTATCAGTTGTCCTAATGAAAACGGACCGGTCATCCTCTGAGCCCAGTTGCTGGGACCCTAATAGAACTGTGGTTGTACCAACATgattttttgcagtgaactttTCTGAATATACAaccatttaatttcccttttggattaatgaaatattttggaatttgaactgaattttctGGATTTGGTTTTCagctgattttctttctgtcttcttcCAGCTTTGGCCAATACATTTGCAGACATCTTTCTCCTGATGGACAGCGCCTTAGGGCCGCGACAGTTCATCTTTTTCAGGAATGAGTTGATCAGATTTATCGACCAGATAGACGCTGGACAGTCAAGCTACCGTGTCGGTTTGGCTCAGTATCGCCAGGATGTACAGACTGAGTTCTATCTAAACGCtcataaaactaaacaacagtACACAAAAGCATTGAAAAGCATCCAACAGCTGCCACAAACTGGCCAAGCACCGAACCTGGGAGCTGCTCTCAAGTACGCAGGTCAAAACTTTTTCCTGCCTGAAAATGGCGGCCGTGCAAACCAAGGAGCTCAacagtttttggttgttgttctTGGAGAAAAGCCTAAGGAACTCTTATATTTGGCCGGTCAAGATGTCAGATCCCAAGGGGTATCTGTTGTAGGCATGAGTTCGGCTGTGCTGGTGGGTGACATGCTAAGCTTTGCGGACAGTGCCTTTAACACTCTGAGGATCACTCAGCTGAAGGATTTCTTCACCACCCAGGAAGTGGAAACAGCCATTGAAGGTAGGAGCCATCGGCCTGTAACAAAGTATCTCAGCTGAACAGAAATAGTGAACTGAATCAGATCACCAACTCTTCCAACAATAGAGACTGATAACTAGGGCTGTAAGCAAACTCAGTTTTTAAGTCATGGTTCATTGACTTGTCTCTACATTATAATTGTAGAAACAAGCAAGCTAATCTTGCTAGCTAACATCAGTTGGCCACATGTATAcgactttaaaacaatatacTTATTCTCTACACGAGTGGAACCAAAGCAGGATTTACTGATGATTTTGAGTATAATTACACATTCTGTAACACCTCCACTAATGACACACAAGCATCATATAGATAAAATTACCTTTGGACTATCCGCTGCTTGTCTCACTGACATGTACATCTCTGTGGTGTAATGTGAGTAAATTACAGGATTTACAATGAATCAATGTCCATTTGATGTTAGTTGATCTGTTTGTGGTAATTTAACAAGCTGTTGATTAAAACTTTGTGAATCTTAAGAAGACAATCTAATAAACTTCCTGCATCGTTTCCACAGACTGTCAGAGAGTCAACACTGCAGACGTCGTCTTCATCATCGATGAGTCAGGAGGCATCGGGAACAACTTCCAGCTCATCCGGAGCTTTGTGCAGTCACTTATCGGCAGCCTGAACGTCAATCAGACGGGAGTCAGAGTGGGAATCGTCACCTATAATGAGGCTCCCAAAGTCCACGCTTATCTCAACAGCTTCCAGGACCGAACAGAAGCTCAGCAGTTCATCAAGTTGCTCCCTTACCGCGGCGGTGGCTCCAACACTGGAGCTGCTCTGAGGTTCACTCTGGAGTCAGTCTTCAAAGGGAGGGGCAAAAGGAAGGATGTGCAGAAGGTAGCTATTGTGGTCACAGACAGTAAATCCCAGGATAGCGTGAAGGAAGCGGTGGCAGAGCTACATCGGTTTCCAGTCAGAGTTTTTGCGATAGGAGTAAATGAGAAGACACCAGACCTGTACGACATGGCGTCTTATCCCATCAACAGCCATGTTTTTGCTGTGGACAATTTCATGCAACTAAAACCCTTGAGGAAAATCATGCAGAAGAGTATTTGCAGTGCCATCATTCAGGGCTCCGTCAACTCCTTTAAAAACAGCGCCGACACCAAGGAAGGTGGGAACTTTCACAATATTTAAGGTCAAGCTTACAGGAAAGTCTGTAGATTCCTGTTGAAATGTCTGTGAAGTAAAAAGTTAGACCatgataaataatttatgaTATTTTCTACCTTTAATGGTATCTTACTAAAGCCTCACTGAATTGTGTTCACGTCCTTTAAATTAATACTTTGTTGAAGcacctttttatttaatttcatcacTTAGTTTTCTTTGGTAAATATTTTCACACTCTGACTTGCAGAGGTTCTCCAAGTCCGTTTGAGCGGACAAGCCTTGGCATCGCGCTCTGCAGTTGTCTCCACAGTTTTATGACTTATATCAGATCAGGCGTCCCCCCATCCAAATTGTAAATTTTCTTCAGTTGAAGATGTTTTGTAGATTTGTACATCTCTCTAGTAAATGGGGCGCTAAGTTTCTCCAAAGAAATACCTCTGGTCAGGTTCTGTCAGTTGTAGGTAGAGTTAGGGTCGATCTAGTGGCGTCACACAACTCAGTCCACTGACTGAAGGACAGACAAACATCACTGCTTACCACAAACACTAACCTGTAGCATTTCTGTTTCCAGCATGCTACCAGAAGGATGAAGCAGACATCATCTTCCTCATTGACGACTCAGACAACATCGATTCCTCTGACCTCTCTGACACAAAGAAGTTCATCACTAACTTTCTTGGAGAATTTCGTGACAGACTTGATCATATTCGCATCGGGCTTGTGAAATACTCCAACTTAGCTCAGTTGAAGTTTGACCGGATGGCACTCTCAGACGTGAGCAAAGCTCTGAATGACGTTAATCATGAGGGGGGTCGGACCAACACAGGGAGAGCGCTCACATTCATGGAAAGCTATTTCAAGAAGGTACCCTACAGTCAGGGTTCGACGTATCTGATCGTCATCACTGCAGGAGAGTCCGAAGACAGCGTCACACGTCCAGCAGAGAAAATAAGGGCGCAAGGCGTCATGGTCTTTGCTGTTGGAGTAAAGAGGTCAAACAAAGCTCAACTGCAGGAGATCTCTGGTGATCCAGACAGGACCTTTAAAGTCAGAGATTACTATTTCCTTCAGTGGATCAAAAACGATATTCTAAGACCAATCTGTGGACCAGCAGGTGAGGAAACTAGCAAAGACATTTCTCTAAAAGTAAATGCACTACATATGGCACATTGTTTTTATCAACATGTTAGATTACATAACTTTAGTGGCTTATCTCCAGTACAAGTTGTTATGGAATATAAAGTCTCAAAAAGGacttaaacaaacattttgatttaccttttgcttttctgtcatatttaaatgtttcaaatcctaaaaaattttaatattggaCAAAGATGAGTAAATACCAATGCTAATCAACGCAGATTTCTGTTATCGTGATTAATATGTCTTAATGTACAGGCTTCCATACTTTATAGAAATTGCTTTCTTTGCCATAAAAAATAAGAGAATCTGATTTGTgttcatattttcctttaaacagaaaatgtctaaTGACTCAGGAGAACAATAACTGCCATGACTCTGTAGGTCAGTTTCCTCTGTAAAGTCAGATTTTGTTATCTAAGTGCAACATgtgaaactgaacaaaactaaaacttatTCCAGCAGCACTTTATAGGATGAGTTCCAGTTCTAGATTACACGCCCCcttgttacatttaattaattagactttaaaatctttgtctttgttaatttttaccATAAGAGGAAAAATATAATGATATCTTGTGTGGGAGTATATGCATAAGAGCACTTCTAGCTAATCTTTCAGAGAATGTGATAACTTGATTGAGTTTTCTGTTGCGAGAAGCAGAGAACTGTTTAGCTGGACTCTGCAGTTACATTTGGACCGGATCGTACTAACTGATGTTCTTGTGTTCTGTCTCCAGTTTGTGAGGACGCTCCTAGCGACGTCATCTTCTTAACCGAGAGCTCAGAGAGAATCTCTGCAGGAAACTTtaggaaaatgaaagaatttaTGAAATCTGTCGTTACCAAGTCTATTGTGGGCATGAATGACATGCGTGTGGGCGTCATGCAATTCAGTACTAAGACAAAACTAGAGTTTCGTCTGAACCGGTACTTCAGGAAAGATGAAATACTGGGAGCCATCGATAACATGGAGCAGCAAAATGGCGGGGTTGAAACAGGAAAGGCCCTCACCGAAGTTTCACAGTTGTTCAATGAGACTGAAGGAGGACGTCCTACACTGAGGCAGAACCTGGTGCTGATCACCTTCAACAAAGCAACCGATGAATTCAAAGGTCCAGCAGAGGCTCTGAGGCAAAAAGGAGTGTTAATCTTTTCAATCGGAGTGGTGAACAGTAACTACAGCCAGCTGTACGAAATCAGTAGCTCTTCAGACAAAGTCATCAATGAAGCAAATGTTGATCTAATAAGTGAACTGGACGGCATGTTGGCCTTGAAGTTCTGCGATCCACACAGAGGTGAGATTGAACAATGACTATCTgcttaagtattttattttttctattgtttataAATTTTTTCTATCTtagataaagaataaaagatggtGAGGATCCTTCTTCAACCACACTGTTTGAATCATTGTTGTTTGACCTAGCTGTCATGAAATGTTTCCAGGAACGACTTGCTATCATCAGCCCCATCAGGTTGAAAGCTTGGGTTTCACAGCAGTCATACAAGTTGATGTTGTCTTCACTTTTTCTACTCACAGATTGTAAGAAGATTGAAAAGGCTGATATAATATTCCTGGTGGACGGCTCAGGAAGCATAGAAAACCGCTTCGGAAGCATGCAAGTGTTTATGGAGTCTGTAGTGAGCCGGAGCATAGTCAGTAGGGACTCTACCCGTTTTGGAGCCATTCTTTTCTCCAACGAACCTAAAATCAAGTTTACTCTGGAAACCTACAACTCCAAAGGAGAAATTCGTAATGCTATAAGAGCTCTGGTGCCGCCAAAAGATAACACATACACCAGTGAAGCTTTGGACTATTCATTGCAGTTCTTTAACGAGGAACACGGTGGCAGGAGACGTTTCCGCGTTCCTCAGATTCTCATGGTGATCACAGATGGGGCAGCAACAAACCCTGCTAACCTAGGAAAAAATTCGGATGCACTGCGAGCCAATAACGTTACTGTCTTCAGTATAGGTGTAGAGAACGCAAACAAGGATGAGCTGCTGATCATGGCGGGAAATAATCAATCCAATGTCTTCTATGTGGATAAATTTGACCAGCTGGAGACTCTGTACAGACAGATATCTGGAGTCGTCTGCAGTATCACCAAACATCGTAAGTATGGAGAATGAATGTGTGGTGTTCAGATACACAACGTACGCTGTCTACATGTATACATACTAAGAAAAGGTTTTGGATATTCCACTTTCAggtgaaattgatgaaaaatattaaaagttcaCTCTATATTGACATAGTGGTGGTTCCTTTATCTCAAACACTGCAACCTACAGCAGTGGTGGTCATGTCAATGTCTAATGTGACATTGAGCATCAACTCCAGTTTGACAATGACGTCTCCTGCTGTCCACAACTCGTCTTATTGTCTGCTGAGGCGTGGCGTCCCTCTCTTGTTGAAAGACAGACCTTGGGTCATTAAGGTTTTGGGGTCCAGTGTTACAAGCCTCTACAGTAGTGGCCTCAAACTTCATTCCTCAAGGGgcagagtcctgcaacttttacatgtgtccctgcacttgaaataagtgGTGAAACTATCTCACTAGCATGCAGTCAGGTTCTACGGAGCTTtgctaatgagctaatattTGAGTTAGGTGTACTGAAGCCAAGAGATATGGGGAGTTTTTCAGCCATAAttcgagagcacacattttcattttgaaagcaggacttcatgtctttcttctctcGATGGTAGCCTGTGTAGCTACTATCGAGAGAGAAACAACGGCCTCAGCTTTCTGCTCCGAATTACAATAAATATCTGAAAGCAGTGTGCTACTGATTGCTAACAGCCTTCTGATCAACCGTGTTACAACATAGTCACAACATGatatttgtctgtctgtctaatTTAACCTATTTTAGCTAATCTATCCATCTGGGGTGGCGCAGGTTGCTGCAATCGATAGCAGTCACACAGGCACAACCACTAGAAGAAAACAAGCTTACCaagtacaacactttcattctattggctgagaggttgccaggcaacTGTACATTTCTGTTCCAAGCaggagcagaaaatgttttgcaagcCAGTAGAGAGGTTTGCAAGCAGAGATTTGATCTGAGCAGAGACAAGTTTTGAGTGTGAGGAGAAAGGTTTGAGAAAGCACAGAGAATATTTGacagagagcagaagttttgagtacaagcattacaagttttgagaagaaagacatgaagtcctgctttcaaaataaaaatgtgtgctctcaaattatggcagaaaaactcccccaaaaagaaacatgatggaGAGCTGTGGTCCATGAACATGAAATCAGGCCTGTGTTCTTCATACAAGGGCTCAATGACGGATAAATTAGGTTTTTCAGGTAGCATGTCACAAAATGTAGGGCGGATTGACAAGACATAACTGTCTTCCCTGTAACACCACCACTAAGGGCTGGTCTGGTGACACCATCTCCACCCATCAGTGGTGGCCATCATTTCTGCTCAACATCAATCAACTTTTATTAGCATATAGCGACTGAAGCCCATTGGTCTCAGGTCCAGTGTAAATGCTCCTTGGTCCTGGTGGTGTGGTCCACTTCCCCCAGCAGGTCACCTGGCCTGAAGACCACGCTAATGGAAATGGTCCTGAATGGTCTGAGCCTCTcaagtccacttcctgcttttggagcggtctccggtccacttggtgttcacaaatgtattcaaaccgtgccagagttcactttttcggtccacattcacacctcccaaaCACACCAGGGATGTGTGTTTGGGGACAATGTCACATTGGAAACACCAGTCTGCTGATATGGGGCTGGTTAAATTGGATTCTTGGTTCATTCTGAAATTTCACCTGAAAGCCAAATATCTCTAGGTTTTTCTGGCCAGAGTATGTATATTTGTATGTGAATGTCAAAGCAATGTGTTGTGATAATCTTCTGCTCAGCTGTTCTCACTGTGGatgtgatgttttttctttggcaGCTTGTGAACTGATGGACCTGGTCTTCCTGATTGATCGCTCTGGCAGCATCACCTCCACAAATCACAATATTGTGAAAAACTTCACAGCAGAACTAGTGACCAGGTTGGAAATCAGTGATGAACATACACACGTTGGACTCGGGCAGTTCAGTGCAAATTTCCTACATGAGTTTTACCTTAATAATTACTACACTAAAAAGGGCATAGTTGATCACATAAACAGGATAACATATTCAGGTGGAGAAACCTACCTCGGCAGAGCCCTGACTTCTATCAAGGATTATTTCAGCCCGTTGCGAGGCAGCCGCATCCAGAGAAAAGTGCCCCAGACTCTGGTGGTGCTTTCGGATGGTAATTCTTACGACAATGTGGAAAATCCAGCCAATGAGCTCAGAGCACTTGGCATTGATATATTTGCTGTAGCAATTGGAGATGTTTTTCGAACGCAGCTCCTTCAGATCACTGGTGATCCACGAAAAATTGTCGCTGTTGGTGACATAAACAACCTGCCAAACTTCAAGACCAAGGTGGTTGATGCCATCTGCAAGGAGGAGAAGCTTGTTCCCACTATTgttccctctcctcctcctgttatttctactgtttctccttttcctccccctGGTAAgttgataaaatgtgtttctgtccaTCAGATCAATCTGATTGGACAGATGGGAATGTATTCAAACcgtgccagagttcacttctaCCAATACAAGACCAAGGTTTAttggtggaccagagttcaattTTTCGGtccacattcacacctcccaaaCACACCAGGGATGTGTGTTTGGGGACAATGTCACATTGGAAGCTCCAGTTTGATAAACTGACTTCATCAAACTCAAGTTTGATGAAGTCAGATGATACGGGGCTGGTGTGGATGCACCTTTGGTCTCGTGATGTCAGGATGTAAACAGTAAGACGTGTGCATTCAGACGTTTAGAGAAGAAAGGTCACATTAAGTTCACCCTAAAAGGTTCAATTGGATTCTTGGTTCATTCTGAAATTTCACCTGAAAGCCAAATATCTCTAGGTTTTTCTGGCCAGAGTATGTATATTTGTATGTGAATGTCAAAGCAATGTGTTGTGATAATCTTCTGCTCAGCTGTTCTCACTGTGGatgtgatgttttttctttggcaGCTTGTGAACTGATGGACCTGGTCTTCCTGATTGATCACTCTGGCAGCATCACCTCCACAAATCACAATATTGTGAAAACCTTCACAGCAGAACTAGTGACCAAGTGGGAAATCAGTGATAAACGTACACACGTTGGACTCGGGCAGTTCAGTGCAAATTTCCTACATGAGTTTTACCTTAATAATTACTACACTAAAAAGGGCATAGTTGATCACATAAACAGGATAACATATTCAGGTGGAGAAACCTACCTCGGCAGAGCCCTGACTTCTATCAAGGATTATTTCAGCCCGTTGCGAGGCAGCCGCATCCAGAGAAAAGTGCCCCAGACTCTGGTGGTGCTTTCGGATGGTAAATCTTACGACAATGTGGAAAATCCAGCCAATGAGCTCAGAGCACTTGGCATTGATATATTTGCTGTAGCAATTGGAGATGTTTTTCGAACGCAGCTCCTTCAGATCACTGGTGATCCACGAAAAATTATCACTGTTGGTGACATAAACAACCTGCCAAACTTCAAGACCAAGGTGGTTGATGCCATCTGCAAGGAGGAGAAGCTTGTTCCCACTATTgttccctctcctcctcctgttatttctactgtttctccttttcctccccctGGTAAgttgataaaaatgtgtttctgtccaTCAGATCAATCTGATTGGACAGATGGGAATGTATTCAAACcgtgccagagttcacttctaCCAATACAAGACCAAGGTTTAttggtggaccagagttcaattTTTCGGtccacattcacacctcccaaaCACACCAGGGATGTGTGTTTGGGGACAATGTCACATTGGAAGCTCCAGTTTGATAAACTGACTTCATCAAACTCAAGTTTGATGAAGTCAGATGATACGGGGCTGGTGTGGATGCACCTTTGGTCTCGTGATGTCAGGATGTAAACAGTAAGACGTGTGCATTCAGACGTTTAGAGAAGAAAGGTCACATTAAGTTCACCCTAAAAGGTTCAATTGGATTCTTGGTTCATTCTGAAATTTCACCTGAAAGCCAAATATCTCTAGGTTTTTCTGGCCAGAGTATGTATATTTGTATGTGAATGTCAAAGCAATGTGTTGTGATAATCTTCTGCTCAGCTGTTCTCACTGTGGatgtgatgttttttctttggcaGCTTGTGAACTGATGGACCTGGTCTTCCTGATTGATCACTCTGGCAGCATCACCTCCACAAATCACAATATTGTGAAAACCTTCACAGCAGAACTAGTGACCAAGTGGGAAATCAGTGATAAACGTACACACGTTGGACTCGGGCAGTTCAGTGCAAATTTCCTACATGAGTTTTACCTTAATAATTACTACACTAAAAAGGGCATAGTTGATCACATAAACAGGATAACATATTCAGGTGGAGAAACCTACCTCGGCAGAGCCCTGACTTCTATCAAGGATTATTTCAGCCCGTTGCGAGGCAGCCGCATCCAGAGAAAAGTGCCCCAGACTCTGGTGGTGCTTTCGGATGGTAATTCTTACGACAATGTGGAAAATCCAGCCAATGAGCTCAGAGCACTTGGCATTGATATATTTGCTGTAGCAATTGGAGATGTTTTTCGAACGCAGCTCCTTCAGATCACTGGTGATCCACGAAAAATTATCACTGTTGGTGACATAAACAACCTGCCAAACTTCAAGACCAAGGTGGTTGATGCCATCTGCAAGGAGGAGAAGCTTGTTCCCACTATTGTTccctctcctcttcctgttatttctactgtttctccttttcctccccctGGTAAgttgataaaatgtgtttctgtccaTCAGATCAATCTGTGTTTACTTGATGGAACTCAAGCTGcctccttttcttcctttaGCTGAAAAGTGCACCATCGACATCGCCGTAGGGTTTGATATTTCTGCAGGTTCCAGCAATGTGCCCCTTTTCAGACTGGTTACGCCCCTCCAGGAAATCGTCCATCGCGTTGCCACGGTGAACGACCTGTGTTGCTCGGCTTCTGTCCCGACCCGGATCTCCTTCAGCATCGTAGGTGTCGATGGCCGCTCCTTGTTCGACACAAACTTTGAGGCTTTCAAGGAGGATGTTCTGAGGAACGTCATGGACTTTCCATGGTCCCGGGCCACTTCACTCAACCGTGCCATGCTCAAATATTTCAGGGCCAAGTTTCAGTCCAAGTCCAGAGCCAAGGTCAAGGTGAGGTTATGTCTTCATGTGGTCGGTTCTTCCTAAATCTGAGATTGAGTTCAATCAGCTGCATCATATCTTGAGGACACTGTTGCAGCTATGACTGTTAGCAATGAAAATATAGGATGTGATCTGTTTCAAAGGTACACAGTTCCATCTTagaaaataattgcattttttttttcaaatttgcaaTTATGTAATAAGATGTCCGACAACCATGAAGAAGACTGGACTGACTAGACAGATGTTCAGCAGACAGTCACTGACTCCTCCACAGGAAGCATAGCAAAAGCTGGGCTGACACCTGGACACACTGTGAAGTTGGTCCATATTTCTGGATTAAAATCCAGAAATATTGCTCTAATTGCtctaatttcatattttatttttttagaaactgttgGATTTTTACTAAGCTGAAAGCCAGAATCatcaaaccaaacagaaataactagtgaaatatttcactctgtgGGATGGATCCATATCTATcgtttgaattgaattattgaaataaaaatcagttccAATGACATTTCATTTACTTGGAGTGATCTGTATTGTTTATCCAGGTTTCAGAGCTCTTAACACCTTAACTATTCTAATGTGATGGACATTTTCCATCAGGTGCTGCTAATTTTCTCTGATGGACTTGATGAAGACGTGGCGATACTGAAGCAGGAATCTGAGCAGCTAAGAGCCTCTGGTAACACCACCACATATTTCCAGTTTCATTTGAACTTCAGCTGCAGATTTCTGCCGCTTTTCTCCATCTTCTTAACTTTGGGTGATGGTTATAATAGGTAATATCATATATTCAATCATATTGATATGAAAATGATGAAGAATTGAAAGACATGTAATTTAATCAATTGTAGATAAAGAAGAGCCATTGAGCTGCTTATGATCTGCAGCATTTTCCACCGATAACAGTAGTCTGGGTTTTTctactgatgtttttcttttcaggacATCATCAGCAGTTAAAAAACGACCTTAGATTGTTACATCATCACCTTATTTAACAGAAGGTGGAGCTCCATCTAATGATTGACTCACTGACACTTCAAAGTGAGGAACAATCGTGATTTAAAGTATCAGTACTGAAGCCTTAGCTGTTCGTCTTCTGCAGGAGTCAGCGCCCTGTTCGCCGTGGCCTTGAAGGAT contains:
- the LOC102219605 gene encoding collagen alpha-6(VI) chain-like isoform X1; this encodes MKGAVVLIIIITATAGFWAVSAQPTLEIKKELSECENATLGDIVFLVDSSTSIGEENFRIVRTFLRNVIQNLDIGPDKVRVGLALYGDRPQKEFLLKDHMDKTAVLDAVEQIAFLRGGTKTGKAMDFIREEYFTPEAGSRARKHVPQIAVLLTDGNSNDDVSLPAKHLRDLNVFMFVIGVSQYNYDQLKIIANHPPEDYILTTDSFQTLQSLRNTLLKTVCSSLEIQKIALANTFADIFLLMDSALGPRQFIFFRNELIRFIDQIDAGQSSYRVGLAQYRQDVQTEFYLNAHKTKQQYTKALKSIQQLPQTGQAPNLGAALKYAGQNFFLPENGGRANQGAQQFLVVVLGEKPKELLYLAGQDVRSQGVSVVGMSSAVLVGDMLSFADSAFNTLRITQLKDFFTTQEVETAIEDCQRVNTADVVFIIDESGGIGNNFQLIRSFVQSLIGSLNVNQTGVRVGIVTYNEAPKVHAYLNSFQDRTEAQQFIKLLPYRGGGSNTGAALRFTLESVFKGRGKRKDVQKVAIVVTDSKSQDSVKEAVAELHRFPVRVFAIGVNEKTPDLYDMASYPINSHVFAVDNFMQLKPLRKIMQKSICSAIIQGSVNSFKNSADTKEACYQKDEADIIFLIDDSDNIDSSDLSDTKKFITNFLGEFRDRLDHIRIGLVKYSNLAQLKFDRMALSDVSKALNDVNHEGGRTNTGRALTFMESYFKKVPYSQGSTYLIVITAGESEDSVTRPAEKIRAQGVMVFAVGVKRSNKAQLQEISGDPDRTFKVRDYYFLQWIKNDILRPICGPAVCEDAPSDVIFLTESSERISAGNFRKMKEFMKSVVTKSIVGMNDMRVGVMQFSTKTKLEFRLNRYFRKDEILGAIDNMEQQNGGVETGKALTEVSQLFNETEGGRPTLRQNLVLITFNKATDEFKGPAEALRQKGVLIFSIGVVNSNYSQLYEISSSSDKVINEANVDLISELDGMLALKFCDPHRDCKKIEKADIIFLVDGSGSIENRFGSMQVFMESVVSRSIVSRDSTRFGAILFSNEPKIKFTLETYNSKGEIRNAIRALVPPKDNTYTSEALDYSLQFFNEEHGGRRRFRVPQILMVITDGAATNPANLGKNSDALRANNVTVFSIGVENANKDELLIMAGNNQSNVFYVDKFDQLETLYRQISGVVCSITKHPCELMDLVFLIDRSGSITSTNHNIVKNFTAELVTRLEISDEHTHVGLGQFSANFLHEFYLNNYYTKKGIVDHINRITYSGGETYLGRALTSIKDYFSPLRGSRIQRKVPQTLVVLSDGNSYDNVENPANELRALGIDIFAVAIGDVFRTQLLQITGDPRKIVAVGDINNLPNFKTKVVDAICKEEKLVPTIVPSPPPVISTVSPFPPPACELMDLVFLIDHSGSITSTNHNIVKTFTAELVTKWEISDKRTHVGLGQFSANFLHEFYLNNYYTKKGIVDHINRITYSGGETYLGRALTSIKDYFSPLRGSRIQRKVPQTLVVLSDGKSYDNVENPANELRALGIDIFAVAIGDVFRTQLLQITGDPRKIITVGDINNLPNFKTKVVDAICKEEKLVPTIVPSPPPVISTVSPFPPPACELMDLVFLIDHSGSITSTNHNIVKTFTAELVTKWEISDKRTHVGLGQFSANFLHEFYLNNYYTKKGIVDHINRITYSGGETYLGRALTSIKDYFSPLRGSRIQRKVPQTLVVLSDGNSYDNVENPANELRALGIDIFAVAIGDVFRTQLLQITGDPRKIITVGDINNLPNFKTKVVDAICKEEKLVPTIVPSPLPVISTVSPFPPPAEKCTIDIAVGFDISAGSSNVPLFRLVTPLQEIVHRVATVNDLCCSASVPTRISFSIVGVDGRSLFDTNFEAFKEDVLRNVMDFPWSRATSLNRAMLKYFRAKFQSKSRAKVKVLLIFSDGLDEDVAILKQESEQLRASGVSALFAVALKDAAAAQLQMVEFGRGYYYQAPLRIRDLSISSTILQQMSSVADRVCCNVSCKCSGPPGPRGPPGQPGTKGSPGLKGHGGYPGDEGYHGGRGPPGLTGTQGTQGCPGTRGPKGSHGFSGDRGEDGEDGLNGVDGEQGKEGGDGMKGQKGDPGSQGIPGIRGEEGLKGDRGLRGDPGEPGRNNRASGPKGERGNQGDPGTPGRQGRPGTDGEDGNPGRDGRRGASGSTGAPGDKGRRGSSGVPGASGPKGPRGDRGPQGPKGTPGFPGRQGDPGRAGGPGDGGRLGANGQKGQPGEPGPQGAAGPRGPLGPPGEEGRDGAGPPGATGAKGSDGFPGYPGPSGPKGEKGTKGFPGGRGSRGREGNSGRTGELGEPGEPGFPGRRGRPGVPGNAEQTECELITYIRDQCACCHDPPRCPAVPTELVFALDMSEDVTAADFEDQRRAVLSLLQDVNMAENNCPAGARVSVVAFSRHSRYLIRLQERRSRTRLLEAVQNLARERTTERRHLGAAMRFVGRNVFKRVRPGKMTRKVAVFFTGGQTQDPDDVLTAVMELRAQNVASAVIALRNVPRISRALEADDSGNSVFALLRRQQDLDRIRTCVLCSDPCRRSSECSFILDPPAPLQAELDLALVLDGSREVQADQYAGAQLLLASVVEQLAVSAQPRRPGAQARVAALQGDMLEFGPQTYQNRDGMKTHLQTARQRSGSSALDLTLDLALKEALPPQAGQPRRKRALLAVVAARTARRDGAALRRAALRARCDGVAVFVVAVGGRYDRTQVEELAGLPVRQHLVHVGRLQAEERGYVLRFFRVFLSALNRGLNVYPPPSLRETCSQRTEADDLLTGETALADDPQAGRSSQQEEVIPAAWRGQSSASRSADVCLLAKNSGGCRKPSVLWYHDARTGRCALFLYNGCGGNQNRFRTRERCEEMCVTKS